CACGTAGAAGGTTCGATGTATGTACAATTTACGAACCATTCGTTGCTTTTGAGCGATAAAGCTCTCATTCTACAGGACTGGGATCAATTGGATGCAACACGAAAAGATCAGCGCTTTCACGGTATTGTTAGTCAAAATCTCCAAGACAGATTTCTTGTAAAATTCTTCAACAACATGATTGGTATCGTGTACAAACAGAGTGCAGAGAATGATCCTGCCAAATTAGCAAAGCTTCGTTTAGGTAACGTACTGGAGTTCACCGTGGCAACATTTAACAAAGCAAGGAACAACATCGTACTTGTACTTCCGTACACTGACGAGGCGGTACGACCCGTTGTCGTTGATGCAACGATTACCTGCCTGCACGCCACGGGTGTGGATGTGCAGACGAGTGATGGCGAAAGCGGTACCATCCCATCCGACAATTTTTCCGAGTTTGGCGCCCACAATCCACTCTACATGAGACTGCTCCAGGAAGGGCAAACAATTCCCGTTATAAAAATACAATCCGGTACGTACAGCTTCCGGTTGAAGGAGTACTTCAAGACGAAGCCAATGAAAGCGGAATACGTGCTAAAAGGAGCATTGCTGAAGGGAAGCTGCATTACGGTGGATGGCATAGTCTTTGCAACACCGTTGCTTACCAAATGCATGCAACGAGTCGTAGCAGTGAAACAGGGACAACCTGCTTACATTCCTGACGGTTCTACCATTCTGATGCGTGTGCTAAATGTTATGTTAACCCCCGACAAAGGGTACACCTTGCAACTGAACAAATCGCTAGAGAAGGTGTGCGAAAATGGCATCGATAGCGTGCACGAATTTGTGGCCGCTTATAAGAATGATGTCGATGATTTGATTGAAAGGTTTGTATAAAGAAGTGATAAGAATAAGAACAATTAATGCACTCCATCTCACCTCCTTGCTGCGTACACTTTCTTACTAAAACAACTTATTTAAGATTTAATAACACAAATCCTTTTCACCATCACCAGATACCGGGAGAGACACTTCGCGTTTGCCAACTACACCATCGGTCAGCCTGTTGAGTGTGTGATCGAGAGCATCGTTCCACATTCGGAAAAAATCGCCATAGAAGTGCATACGATCGGTAAGGGATTGAAACACGCTTCCAAAGGCATTGGTACCAAAATTCTACCACAAAAACCGGCCTCATCGTACAAGGTCGGAAGCAAGGTGCCCGGTCGCGTAGTGTGGGTCGATGTAGAGCGAATGCTGGTGCACGTCTGCTTGGACCAATCGCTGTTTGAGCGAATTGCGGTGAATAACGCACAGACAGCTTACCCGGAGGAACCTGCAGATGCTTGGGTATTGTTTGAGAACAAATTCATACAAGTTTGTTGTCTTAAGCAGGGTCCGGTTCAATTGTTACTTGTACCGGTAAAGCATCATTACAACGAATTTATAACCACTACGAACCAGGGCAATACGACGAAAGTTAAGTTGATCAAACCCCTGGGATCGTTGTGTTTAGCTATGCGTGAAGAAATGATCCTTAAGTATAGTTCGTTCGGCAAATCAGGCCCCGCAAAGATCGCTAAACCGGATGCGGCAAAAACTACCCCCAAATCTCCCTCAGTGGTTCGTTGCCGGCAAGTACCGGACAAGTTCTACAACGATGCAAACATAAGTTACTCGGACGATTCGGAAAATGAAACTAAGCATAAGGTcgaaaaatcggaaaatggCAGTGACGAGCACTACAACGATGATGAACAAATCATCACCAAGAGTAAAAAGATTAAGAAGAGCAAAGGTTTGAAGGTTTCTGATAAAGATGGTAAATCCAAATCTAAACCGctgaaaaatggaaagctaAAGCGTAAGCTTGCTGACCAAGAACTGGAAGTTCAATCGaccgtagcagcagcagatgaagaaacaaatgaaGTAAATGGCAAAATGGCGcccattaaaaagaaaaagaaggtcaACGTTATATCCTCCACTGCGAAGGGACTGAAAAATTCTCCGGAAGCCGAGGAACAATCCATCAAGAAATCTTCTATTcttttggttggaaaaaaggaaaaaacgaccaaattgaagaaaaagaaaatgcaaggTTTTGTAATCGACCAGCTGGATGGGGCCAATGATTTTTATCTACACCAGCTGGACGGCATGGATGATAGCGGGTTGGTCGGACCGTCCGGTAAACAGGGGGGAGCACAAAAGCGAAAGCACATCTCCGGCAACCAAGGACTGCCAGGTGCGACCAATTTCTGGGATAGTACACCGGTCTACAAACGCTCGGCCGCTGACACGAGCGATGACGACGGGTCGGACAGTAGCGATGGCGAGCAAGCAGTCCCAAAAAAGCGTACCACCGCAAAGGAACGGTTCGAGGCGATGAAGCAGGAAGAGAAGCGGTTGCGCAAAATAGAGGAAGAGCTGGCCAACCCTTCGTTCGATCCGCACACACCGGACCAGTTCGATCGGCTGGTGTTGGCACAACCGAACAACAGTATGCTTTGGATACGTTACATGGCCTTTCACATGGAATCGGCAGAATTGGAGAAGGCCCGAGCGGTCGCTCGTAAGGCGCTAAAGGCGATCCATTTCCGTGAAGAAACCGATCGTCTGAACGTTTGGCTAGCGTTGCTAAATCTAGAAATTCGCTACGAAACGGTCGATAGCTTCAAGGAGGTGTTGCAGGAAGCGATACAGTACAATGACGCGTTTAAGGTGTATACGCGCGTAATTGACATTTTGATCGATTGCGAAAAGCATGCCGAGGTGC
This genomic window from Anopheles maculipalpis chromosome 2RL, idAnoMacuDA_375_x, whole genome shotgun sequence contains:
- the LOC126565473 gene encoding protein RRP5 homolog, with protein sequence MVNVEPAFPRGSSTIPGRGAFSGRGRKQHNAKQVTSFKRYGAVNFREQKAARLRPKERQQVMQSEKEMDEGDVQQALNASSLTNSTILTGMLILGCVKYIKAASMEVILPGRIKANLPITNISNEYSARLQQMTNDSQPDDSPKLKDMYSSGDLIYVKVMEAGNGTRQRVIVSVKPNDLHANFAPAQLVPGLVLAATIVAKEDHGYLMNVGIRNVRAFLPDGNLGENPSDIGRNIVCTIAQVTQLSLGATIVLKAFNPNTPWVLNVEEASLETVVPGCRLPFTVGEPVQFGLRGMLFEDTVPAYVNELMLTKVTSTPTKYTMFKKIPATLLYVMPRTKQVFVSLRPYPNNRVKVDVANGPGTTIENACVKSVDGMGIWLQFGNKHRALLPRAVVMSNVTDSGNVDESVVMGNFPIGTTHKVSVVHHDPLIDLYIVNNDPTLIDAEVRTADDIVIGKTYNCFVTGIKGNRTFVSVGHVKGTVDHELHDVQNPLKFRERALVKAVSHVEGSMYVQFTNHSLLLSDKALILQDWDQLDATRKDQRFHGIVSQNLQDRFLVKFFNNMIGIVYKQSAENDPAKLAKLRLGNVLEFTVATFNKARNNIVLVLPYTDEAVRPVVVDATITCLHATGVDVQTSDGESGTIPSDNFSEFGAHNPLYMRLLQEGQTIPVIKIQSGTYSFRLKEYFKTKPMKAEYVLKGALLKGSCITVDGIVFATPLLTKCMQRVVAVKQGQPAYIPDGSTILMRVLNVMLTPDKGYTLQLNKSLEKVCENGIDSVHEFVAAYKNDVDDLIERYRERHFAFANYTIGQPVECVIESIVPHSEKIAIEVHTIGKGLKHASKGIGTKILPQKPASSYKVGSKVPGRVVWVDVERMLVHVCLDQSLFERIAVNNAQTAYPEEPADAWVLFENKFIQVCCLKQGPVQLLLVPVKHHYNEFITTTNQGNTTKVKLIKPLGSLCLAMREEMILKYSSYSDDSENETKHKVEKSENGSDEHYNDDEQIITKSKKIKKSKGLKVSDKDGKSKSKPLKNGKLKRKLADQELEVQSTVAAADEETNEVNGKMAPIKKKKKVNVISSTAKGLKNSPEAEEQSIKKSSILLVGKKEKTTKLKKKKMQGFVIDQLDGANDFYLHQLDGMDDSGLVGPSGKQGGAQKRKHISGNQGLPGATNFWDSTPVYKRSAADTSDDDGSDSSDGEQAVPKKRTTAKERFEAMKQEEKRLRKIEEELANPSFDPHTPDQFDRLVLAQPNNSMLWIRYMAFHMESAELEKARAVARKALKAIHFREETDRLNVWLALLNLEIRYETVDSFKEVLQEAIQYNDAFKVYTRVIDILIDCEKHAEVQELLELLLKKFRKQNDMWYLVADAWYRIGQGSKVKPLLSQALKSLPTRDHIPLIVKFAFLHNRNENRDEAHLLFEQILTSYPKRTDIWSQYIDMLVKDNLVGNARQILERAIMQRLPLKNMKTLYTKYVNFEEKHGDRDSVRRVKQMAADYVQAQLNNAGIKG